In Microbulbifer sp. THAF38, the sequence CTGCGGGCTCGGCCCCCGTAGCGAGGATGATCGCTCGTGCAGTAAGTGTCTGTTCTGTACCATTTTCTTTAGAAATATTTACAGTCCAGGGGTCGACAAGGCGCCCCCGCCCACGAACAACTTCCACTCCCAGATCGTTGTAGCGCTCGACACTGTCGTGAGGCTCAATCTGTTGGATCGAATTGCGCACATGCGCCATGACTGCGGGAAAATCAATTTCGGGCTCAGGCAAAACCACACCGAATCTCTTCGCCACGCGGGCAGAGTGCGCAACCCTGGCACATTGAATCAGTGCCTTACTGGGTACACAGCCGGTATTCAGGCAATCTCCACCCATATTTCCCGATTCCACCAGGGTAACCCTGGCTTTTACCGTCGCAGAGATATATGCACTGACCAGCCCTGCAGCTCCAGCACCGATCACAATAATATTACGGTCAAATTTTTTGGGTTTACTCATTGCAATCATTCACTGAGCCGCGCGGCGTCGCTTAAGCCAATTGAGAAAGTATTTAGCCAGTAGAGGGAAGATTCCCAACAAGGCAAAAGACAGCAGCAATTGTGGGGAGGCGATGTCCCCTAAATTTTCAATACGCGCAAGCTGAGTGCCCGCATTCACATAGACGATTGTACCTGCCAGCATACCCAGCTGGCTGACCCAATAAAATGTCCACACGCGCAAGTGCGTCAGGCCCATTAATAAATTGATAAGGAAAAAAGGGAAAATAGGCACTAATCGTAAGGCAAACAAGTAAAACGCCCCCTCCCGATCAACACCATTGTTCAGCACTTGCAAACGTGTTGAAAAACGCTCTTGTACATAATCGCGAAATAAATAGCGAGCCATTAGAAAAGCCAATGTGGCACCAATACTGGAAGCAAAGGAAACGATCAGTGTTCCCCACAGCAAACCAAAGATGGCACCGGCGGCTAATGTGAGAATCGCAGCCCCAGGCAATGAGAGCCCGGTTATCAGGATATAAAAAAACAGAAAAAGAAAACTAACCAGTATTGGCGAGGTGGTTTTCCACTGCTGAAATTGGTCCCCGCCTTCTTTTAGTCTTTCCAGGTTTAACCATTGATTTAGGTCAAACCAATAAAAGGCGGCAATTAAAAGTACAATAAGCAACAGCAGCGCAATTCTTTTCCTCATATCGGCCTAATCCTATACTTTCACGATTCCGTTAGAGCGCCCCACCGCAACTACTCCCCTGCCCTGCCGTACAGCCATAGCAGTGGTCCGCTACCGCAATCGCCCCCCCTTGCAGGTCCCGGTTGAGTAAATCGCGCAAATGTGGCCGACCCGGAATAGGAATATTGAGTTGCTGATTAAAGTCACAGTCAAATAAATTTCCCTGCCAGTCCACACTCACCATAGTGCGACACATAACACCTTCGAGATTTGCATCGCTGTAATTATCCCGCAGCAGAGCCATATAATCTTTAAACTGCCCCTTGGAAATCAGCATGGAACCAAAGCGTTTTATCGGCATATTGGCGAGCGCAAATAAATGATTGAACTCGATATTAAACTGCTTTCTCAACTCCCGGCGATAGTCTGCCTCCAGGGCAGTTTGCTCTGGGGGTAAGAATGCCCCCTGGGGGTTGTACACTAAATTTAAGCGCAACCCACTTTCTGGCCTGCCATAACCAAGCTCATTGAGCTTTTGCAGCCCGGCAATACTCTTGTCAAAAACGCCTTTGCCCCGCTGTTTATCGACGTTATCCATGGAATAACAGGGAAGAGAGGCGATCACTTCCACATGATTTCGAGCGAGAAACTCTGCTGTATCCTCCTGGTTGGGCTCGAACAACACGGTGAGATTACAGCGATCAATGACCTGAACTCCCAATGCTCTTGCAGCCTTGACCAGGTCTCGAAACCCC encodes:
- the arsS gene encoding arsenosugar biosynthesis radical SAM (seleno)protein ArsS (Some members of this family are selenoproteins.), which codes for MHETLPLLEVSDFPAIRRSSIETLQLNIGYRCNQSCVHCHVNAGPNRTEMMSDENLALLLEVIEKRNIRVLDITGGAPELHWGFRDLVKAARALGVQVIDRCNLTVLFEPNQEDTAEFLARNHVEVIASLPCYSMDNVDKQRGKGVFDKSIAGLQKLNELGYGRPESGLRLNLVYNPQGAFLPPEQTALEADYRRELRKQFNIEFNHLFALANMPIKRFGSMLISKGQFKDYMALLRDNYSDANLEGVMCRTMVSVDWQGNLFDCDFNQQLNIPIPGRPHLRDLLNRDLQGGAIAVADHCYGCTAGQGSSCGGAL
- a CDS encoding TVP38/TMEM64 family protein codes for the protein MRKRIALLLLIVLLIAAFYWFDLNQWLNLERLKEGGDQFQQWKTTSPILVSFLFLFFYILITGLSLPGAAILTLAAGAIFGLLWGTLIVSFASSIGATLAFLMARYLFRDYVQERFSTRLQVLNNGVDREGAFYLFALRLVPIFPFFLINLLMGLTHLRVWTFYWVSQLGMLAGTIVYVNAGTQLARIENLGDIASPQLLLSFALLGIFPLLAKYFLNWLKRRRAAQ